One stretch of Streptomyces sp. NBC_00443 DNA includes these proteins:
- a CDS encoding alpha/beta hydrolase yields the protein MGLTSDKALALAVSAAVGLFVGTVWLWPRLARRSRRAVGGRVGLLFSTQLALFAAVGLGANQAFGFYASWADLFGQEDELGVVVDHTPARGPLRIVDTRRVPGAASARPQLGGQIQKVGIVGGTTRIATPAYVYLPPEYFQPQFRTRTFPAAVVLTGYPGTAEALVDKLDYPRTAGRLAAYGRMQPMILVMMRPTVAPPRDTECVDIPGGPQTESFFAKDLPDAVSGHYRVGREPGGWGIIGDSTGGYCALKLAMHHPRTYAAGAGLSAYYKAPIDATTGDLFQGDEELRNRANLWWYLAHMPAPDTSLLVSSSKVGESNYKDTLKFIERVKATKLTRISSVILESGGHNFNTWRREIPGTLEWVSGRLSG from the coding sequence ATGGGGCTCACGAGCGACAAGGCGCTGGCGCTGGCGGTGTCGGCCGCCGTAGGGCTGTTCGTCGGCACGGTCTGGCTGTGGCCACGACTGGCGCGCCGCAGCCGACGGGCGGTCGGCGGGCGCGTCGGTCTGCTGTTCTCCACGCAGTTGGCGCTCTTCGCGGCGGTCGGGCTCGGAGCGAACCAGGCCTTCGGGTTCTACGCCAGCTGGGCAGACCTGTTCGGTCAGGAGGACGAACTGGGCGTCGTCGTGGACCACACGCCCGCGCGCGGGCCGCTTCGGATCGTCGACACGCGGCGGGTGCCTGGGGCGGCGAGCGCGCGGCCCCAGCTGGGCGGGCAGATCCAGAAGGTCGGGATCGTGGGCGGCACGACGCGGATCGCGACGCCCGCGTACGTCTATCTGCCGCCCGAGTATTTTCAGCCACAGTTCCGCACGCGTACGTTCCCGGCGGCCGTTGTTCTCACCGGGTATCCGGGCACGGCCGAGGCGCTGGTGGACAAGCTCGACTATCCGCGTACGGCCGGGAGGCTCGCCGCGTACGGCCGTATGCAGCCGATGATCCTGGTGATGATGCGGCCCACCGTGGCCCCGCCGCGGGACACGGAGTGCGTGGACATTCCCGGTGGGCCGCAGACGGAGTCGTTCTTCGCGAAGGATCTGCCCGATGCCGTGAGCGGGCACTACAGGGTGGGGCGTGAACCGGGTGGCTGGGGCATCATCGGCGACTCCACGGGCGGCTACTGCGCGTTGAAGCTCGCCATGCACCATCCCCGTACGTACGCCGCAGGGGCGGGGCTTTCCGCGTACTACAAGGCGCCGATCGACGCCACGACGGGCGATCTCTTCCAGGGTGACGAGGAACTGCGCAATCGCGCGAACCTGTGGTGGTACCTCGCGCACATGCCGGCGCCGGACACTTCACTGCTGGTCAGCAGCAGCAAAGTTGGAGAATCCAACTACAAGGACACATTGAAGTTCATTGAACGAGTGAAGGCCACGAAGCTGACGCGGATCTCGTCGGTCATCCTCGAAAGCGGCGGGCACAACTTCAACACCTGGCGGCGGGAGATTCCGGGGACGTTGGAGTGGGTGAGCGGGCGGTTGAGCGGGTGA